One part of the uncultured Bacteroides sp. genome encodes these proteins:
- the recR gene encoding recombination mediator RecR, with protein MNQQYPSALLEKAVGEFAKLPGIGKKTAMRLVLHLLRQESSVVEAFGNAIVTLKREVKYCNVCHNISDTDTCQLCSNPLRDASSVCVVENIRDVMAVEATQQFKGLYHVLGGVISPMDGVGPSDLQIESLVKRVEEGSVKEVILALSSTMEGDTTNFYIFRKLAKANVKLSVIARGISIGDELEYTDEVTLGRSIVNRTTFTGTV; from the coding sequence ATGAATCAACAATATCCATCGGCTTTGCTTGAAAAAGCAGTAGGGGAGTTCGCTAAATTACCGGGTATAGGCAAGAAAACAGCTATGAGGCTGGTTCTTCACCTTTTACGTCAGGAGTCATCGGTAGTAGAGGCTTTTGGCAATGCCATTGTTACGCTGAAAAGAGAGGTGAAGTATTGCAATGTATGTCACAATATTTCGGATACAGATACCTGTCAGCTTTGTTCCAATCCGCTCAGAGATGCTTCCTCTGTTTGTGTAGTGGAGAATATCCGCGATGTGATGGCTGTTGAGGCTACCCAGCAATTTAAAGGATTATACCATGTGTTGGGAGGGGTAATATCGCCCATGGATGGTGTAGGACCGAGTGATTTACAGATAGAAAGCCTGGTAAAACGAGTTGAAGAGGGAAGTGTAAAAGAGGTGATTCTTGCGCTGAGCTCTACAATGGAAGGAGATACAACAAACTTCTATATATTCCGGAAGCTGGCTAAGGCGAACGTTAAACTGAGTGTCATCGCAAGAGGTATTTCCATTGGAGATGAACTGGAATACACCGATGAAGTAACGTTGGGACGCTCTATTGTCAACCGGACAACATTTACAGGAACAGTCTAA